The following are encoded together in the Streptomyces sp. NBC_00341 genome:
- a CDS encoding DinB family protein, which yields MASTPDGRPVPPAHAGERAMLESWLDFHRATLALKCSGLEDDQLRLASAAPSSMTLLGLVQHMAEVERNWFQRVFAGQDVQAVFGESNLDGFALEDGRGLDEAVTVWRAEIVRGRELIAAASLDDSGRLSEQEAGHVGDGGVSLRWIMVHMIEEYARHNGHADLIRERIDGVSGA from the coding sequence ATGGCTTCGACACCGGATGGACGCCCTGTCCCACCCGCGCATGCCGGCGAGCGCGCCATGCTGGAATCGTGGCTCGACTTTCACCGGGCCACTCTCGCCCTGAAGTGTTCGGGCCTCGAAGACGATCAATTACGGCTGGCCTCGGCTGCGCCGTCGTCGATGACACTGCTGGGCCTCGTCCAGCACATGGCCGAGGTGGAACGTAATTGGTTCCAGCGCGTGTTCGCAGGCCAGGACGTGCAGGCAGTCTTCGGGGAGAGCAACCTCGACGGCTTCGCACTGGAGGATGGCCGAGGACTCGACGAGGCCGTGACGGTCTGGCGGGCAGAGATCGTTCGAGGGCGTGAGCTCATCGCTGCCGCCTCGCTGGACGACTCCGGTCGGCTGTCCGAGCAGGAAGCCGGCCACGTAGGTGACGGAGGTGTTTCGCTGCGTTGGATCATGGTCCATATGATCGAGGAGTACGCACGTCACAACGGCCACGCCGACCTGATCCGAGAGCGCATCGACGGCGTCTCCGGGGCGTGA
- a CDS encoding NUDIX domain-containing protein: MTSSLGVDTPDHRGRTGLHLAGRDLDRNPDVRIRDVELTSQGWHVLRRTTFDYRRRDGRWETHQRETYDRGNGAVVLPYDTERSRVLLTRQFRYPAYVNGHPDGMLIEAAAGLLDAQDPHTAIRRESAEELGIRLGPLTHVLDAYMSPGSVTERLYFFAAPYTPADRTGAGGGLEEEGEDIEVLELPFAEALAMIRDGRITDGKTILLLQWAALSGPFARQPSV, translated from the coding sequence GTGACGAGCAGCTTGGGCGTCGACACCCCCGATCACCGCGGACGCACCGGTCTCCACCTCGCCGGACGCGACCTCGACCGCAACCCCGACGTTCGGATACGCGATGTCGAACTCACCTCCCAGGGATGGCACGTCCTGCGCCGCACCACCTTCGACTACCGGCGCCGCGACGGACGGTGGGAGACCCATCAGCGCGAGACCTACGACCGCGGCAACGGCGCCGTCGTCCTGCCCTACGACACCGAACGCAGCCGCGTCCTGCTCACCCGCCAGTTCCGCTACCCGGCCTACGTGAACGGCCACCCCGACGGCATGCTCATCGAGGCGGCGGCCGGACTGCTCGACGCACAAGACCCGCACACCGCGATCCGCCGCGAGAGCGCCGAAGAACTCGGCATCAGACTGGGCCCTCTCACCCACGTGCTCGACGCCTACATGAGCCCGGGATCCGTCACCGAGCGCCTCTACTTCTTCGCCGCCCCGTACACCCCGGCCGACCGGACCGGCGCGGGCGGAGGCCTCGAGGAAGAGGGCGAGGACATCGAAGTCCTCGAACTTCCCTTTGCCGAGGCCCTCGCTATGATCCGCGACGGACGCATCACCGACGGGAAAACCATCCTGCTCCTGCAATGGGCAGCCCTGTCCGGGCCCTTCGCCCGACAGCCGAGCGTCTGA
- a CDS encoding DUF4406 domain-containing protein, producing MPHKPLLILIAGPYRSGTDGTPQAMAANLARLETAAWPVFAAGHLPVIGEWIALPVLRSAGAGPTDRLADQVLYPTADRLLAHCDAVLRLPGESVGADQDVATARCRGLPVYHDVAEIPRRTPQESM from the coding sequence ATGCCCCACAAGCCCCTGCTCATCCTCATCGCAGGCCCCTACCGTTCCGGCACCGACGGCACCCCGCAGGCCATGGCCGCCAACCTCGCCCGCCTGGAAACCGCAGCCTGGCCCGTCTTCGCGGCCGGACATCTGCCCGTGATCGGCGAATGGATCGCCCTGCCCGTCCTCCGCTCCGCCGGCGCGGGCCCCACCGACCGCCTCGCCGACCAGGTGCTCTACCCGACCGCCGACCGACTGCTCGCCCATTGCGACGCCGTTCTGCGCCTGCCGGGCGAATCCGTCGGCGCCGACCAGGACGTCGCCACCGCCCGCTGCCGCGGCCTGCCCGTCTACCACGATGTCGCCGAGATTCCGCGCCGCACCCCGCAGGAGAGCATGTGA